The Ancylobacter sp. SL191 nucleotide sequence CGACCGTGCCGAGGAACTCCCACCCCTGGCAGGCGATAAAGCTGGTGGGTATAGCGGCCCGGGATGGCCCAAGGCTCTCGCTCAGCCGGGCCTTGAGCGCGGCGAAGGGCACGCCCTCATCCTTCCACCACGCCCGCCAGACCCGATCCGCCACGATCCCGGCAAAACCGGCCGCATCGCGCAAATCGACGATGGCGAAGCTGTCCGGCATCACGCGACCTCTCCGGCAGCCCCAAACGGCAAAAGCGCGGTGACCTCTGTCACCGCGCTTCGCGCAATCTCAAGTGCCGGACGGCCGGAAGGCCGAGCCGATCAGCGGGCGCCGGGGACGACCTTCGGCTTGGACGGCAGCAGACCCTCGCGCTGGGCGCGCTTGCGGGCCAGCTTGCGGGCGCGGCGAACAGCCTCGGCTTCCTCGCGGGCGCGCTTCTCGGACGGCTTCTCGTAGTGGCCGCGCAGCTTCATCTCGC carries:
- the rpsU gene encoding 30S ribosomal protein S21; the encoded protein is MQVLVRDNNVDQALKALKKKMQREGIFREMKLRGHYEKPSEKRAREEAEAVRRARKLARKRAQREGLLPSKPKVVPGAR